A single window of Syntrophus aciditrophicus SB DNA harbors:
- the aspS gene encoding aspartate--tRNA ligase, whose protein sequence is MPNRGAHFSISRRKDFLMDFSERVFCGHLTPDHTGRRVLLAGWVDAFRDHGGLLFIHLRDRNGIIQIVFSPEAASADVYRQAASLRAEYCVAVQGEVRKRLPGTENPHIETGDIEVFVSELTVLSESEALPFAISDKAMVAGASSAGADHVNEDLRMQYRYLDIRRPAMQKNLILRHRISQCVREFLDSRGFVEVETPVLTMSTPEGARDYLVPSRIHPRSFYALPQSPQLFKQLLMIGGMERYFQLARCFRDEDLRPNRQPEFTQLDIEASFIDEEFLYELIEELTVRMFAIGGIALSRPFPRMTYAEAMDTTGSDRPDLRFGLRMADVTGVFSRTSYSIFKQILQRGGSIKGINIKGQSEKLSKNVLQNEYAKEIAPSFGAKGMTWMRAEEGKLESNIVQFFSADELEALKRVFQVEDGDVLIMVADPSCAIVNSALGQLRLHLGNRLGLIPEGVFYPVWITEFPLFEPTDEGGVTSSHHPFTAPDRTDFDPGNIEELLSLRSRAYDLVVNGEELGGGSIRINDREVQRRIFAALGLTEEDVKNKFGFFLRAFDFAAPPHGGLALGMDRVVSMILQTPSIREVIAFPKNRSAACPLTGAPSEVKREQLAELGLLNLGDKDVLPGDAEKEDRIDHLSWVSRIGIAEGERPVMESILAQAEELAAQVGDLAGNEEPVRSVAPVANRVREGLEAVRLSFSGTGRLLKNAPAVKGDYFKVAGILD, encoded by the coding sequence GTGCCGAATCGCGGTGCGCACTTTTCGATTTCAAGGAGAAAGGATTTTCTCATGGACTTTTCAGAACGCGTGTTTTGCGGGCATCTGACGCCGGATCATACGGGCCGCAGGGTGCTTTTAGCCGGATGGGTGGATGCCTTCCGGGATCATGGCGGGTTGCTGTTCATTCACCTGCGGGATCGCAACGGCATCATCCAGATTGTTTTCAGCCCGGAAGCGGCGTCGGCCGACGTCTACCGCCAGGCCGCGTCCCTGCGCGCCGAGTATTGCGTCGCCGTTCAGGGCGAAGTTCGAAAGCGCCTCCCGGGCACGGAGAATCCCCACATCGAAACGGGCGATATCGAGGTCTTCGTCTCGGAGCTGACCGTCCTGAGCGAGTCGGAGGCGCTGCCCTTCGCCATTTCCGACAAGGCCATGGTGGCCGGGGCGTCATCCGCCGGCGCGGACCATGTGAACGAGGATCTGCGGATGCAGTACCGCTACCTGGATATCCGCCGCCCGGCCATGCAGAAAAACCTGATCCTGAGGCACCGGATTTCCCAGTGCGTCCGGGAATTTCTTGACAGCCGGGGCTTCGTGGAAGTCGAAACGCCCGTGCTGACGATGAGCACCCCTGAAGGGGCGCGGGACTATCTCGTTCCCAGCCGCATCCATCCCCGGAGTTTCTACGCCCTGCCTCAGTCTCCCCAGCTCTTCAAGCAGCTCCTCATGATCGGCGGCATGGAGCGCTACTTTCAGCTTGCCCGGTGTTTCCGCGATGAAGACCTGCGCCCGAACCGCCAGCCGGAATTCACCCAGCTCGACATCGAGGCGTCTTTCATCGACGAGGAGTTCCTCTATGAACTGATCGAAGAACTGACGGTGAGGATGTTCGCCATCGGCGGGATAGCCCTTTCCCGGCCCTTTCCGCGCATGACCTACGCGGAGGCGATGGATACGACGGGCTCCGACCGCCCCGATCTGCGCTTCGGCCTGCGCATGGCGGATGTCACCGGAGTGTTCTCCCGGACGTCCTATTCCATTTTCAAACAGATCCTGCAGCGCGGCGGTTCCATCAAGGGCATCAATATCAAGGGCCAGTCGGAAAAGCTCAGCAAAAATGTCCTGCAGAACGAATACGCGAAGGAAATCGCCCCGTCTTTCGGCGCCAAGGGCATGACCTGGATGCGCGCCGAAGAAGGGAAGCTGGAATCCAATATTGTCCAGTTCTTCAGCGCCGATGAACTGGAGGCGCTGAAGCGGGTCTTTCAGGTGGAGGACGGGGACGTCCTGATCATGGTCGCCGATCCGTCCTGTGCCATTGTGAACTCCGCTCTGGGCCAGTTGCGCCTCCATCTGGGCAATCGCCTCGGCCTGATTCCCGAAGGCGTCTTCTACCCGGTGTGGATCACGGAATTTCCCCTGTTCGAACCCACGGACGAAGGGGGAGTCACGTCCAGCCACCATCCCTTCACCGCGCCGGACCGCACCGATTTCGATCCCGGCAACATCGAAGAGCTCCTGAGCCTGCGCTCCCGCGCCTACGATCTTGTGGTCAACGGCGAAGAGCTGGGCGGCGGCAGCATCCGCATCAACGACCGCGAGGTGCAGCGCAGAATCTTCGCCGCTCTGGGCCTTACGGAAGAGGATGTGAAGAACAAATTCGGCTTTTTCCTGCGGGCCTTCGATTTCGCCGCGCCGCCCCATGGCGGCCTGGCCCTGGGCATGGACCGCGTCGTTTCCATGATCCTCCAGACTCCGTCCATCCGGGAGGTGATCGCCTTCCCGAAGAACCGCTCCGCCGCCTGTCCCCTTACCGGCGCGCCTTCCGAGGTCAAACGCGAACAGCTGGCCGAGCTGGGGCTGCTGAACCTGGGCGATAAGGACGTCCTGCCCGGAGACGCCGAGAAGGAGGACCGGATCGATCATCTTTCCTGGGTATCGCGCATCGGCATTGCCGAAGGAGAGCGTCCCGTGATGGAAAGCATTCTCGCCCAGGCCGAGGAACTGGCTGCCCAGGTTGGGGATCTGGCGGGGAACGAAGAGCCGGTGCGGAGTGTGGCGCCCGTCGCCAACCGCGTCCGGGAGGGCCTCGAGGCCGTGCGGTTGTCGTTTTCCGGTACCGGCCGGCTGCTCAAGAACGCCCCGGCGGTCAAGGGAGATTACTTCAAAGTCGCCGGCATTCTGGATTAA
- a CDS encoding amidase family protein, whose protein sequence is MEDIFCYTSPQTASSGSGPLRGLKTAIQPCFCVAEWPTDAGSRALAGFTALEDATVVERLRQAGAVLTGLTRMSEFGFGLDDSRAGMAIRNQAADVELSLDLMGETRLAAARASVCGFKPSWGIVSRFGLIGLMPSMECCGLLSGGVKQIREVLKVIAGPDERDFSLPDEKTPDFSQGEINPRETTIGVVPEGLSNMTSEQRDAFEAALAELREAGFSLREISLPDFSLFALVHRIVGSVEASSSAGRYDSVRYGQRAKGAKNWNEMYLLSRGAAFGTLVKSYLFQGAFFQFERYDAYEDACRVRARLLAAMAEISAQADFLALPAVNPGVPDMAASLDDTYRQFFYTAFANVTGQPTLYLPPGAGAITPGLQLAGPRLGDARLLALGEYLLSARQGGK, encoded by the coding sequence ATGGAAGACATTTTTTGCTATACCAGTCCTCAAACTGCCTCCTCCGGGAGTGGCCCCCTGCGGGGACTCAAAACGGCGATTCAGCCCTGTTTCTGTGTGGCGGAATGGCCGACCGATGCCGGTTCCAGGGCTCTGGCCGGTTTTACAGCCCTGGAGGACGCGACCGTCGTGGAGCGCCTGCGCCAGGCCGGCGCCGTTCTGACCGGTCTGACCCGGATGAGCGAATTCGGGTTCGGCCTCGATGACAGCCGGGCCGGCATGGCCATCCGGAATCAGGCGGCCGATGTCGAACTGTCGCTGGACCTGATGGGCGAGACCCGCCTGGCCGCGGCGCGGGCTTCGGTCTGCGGTTTCAAACCCAGTTGGGGGATCGTTTCCCGTTTCGGACTCATCGGCCTGATGCCGTCCATGGAATGCTGCGGCCTCCTTTCCGGCGGTGTGAAGCAGATCCGGGAGGTCCTGAAAGTCATCGCCGGCCCCGATGAGCGGGACTTTTCCCTTCCCGATGAGAAAACGCCGGATTTTTCCCAGGGTGAAATAAACCCCCGGGAAACAACCATCGGTGTCGTTCCGGAAGGGCTGAGCAACATGACTTCCGAACAGAGGGACGCGTTCGAGGCCGCCCTTGCGGAGTTGAGGGAAGCGGGCTTTTCCCTCAGGGAGATTTCCCTGCCCGATTTTTCTCTTTTTGCGCTGGTTCATCGGATCGTCGGCTCCGTGGAAGCGTCGTCCAGCGCCGGGCGTTACGATTCGGTGCGCTACGGTCAGCGGGCAAAGGGGGCAAAAAACTGGAATGAGATGTATCTCCTTTCCCGCGGCGCCGCCTTCGGGACCCTTGTGAAAAGCTATCTGTTTCAAGGGGCTTTTTTCCAGTTTGAACGCTACGACGCCTATGAAGACGCCTGCCGCGTCCGGGCCCGCCTCCTTGCGGCCATGGCGGAAATCAGCGCCCAGGCGGACTTTCTGGCCCTGCCTGCGGTCAATCCCGGGGTTCCTGACATGGCTGCATCGTTGGATGATACGTACCGGCAATTCTTCTATACGGCCTTCGCCAACGTCACCGGCCAGCCGACTCTGTATCTGCCGCCCGGCGCGGGTGCGATTACACCGGGCCTGCAGCTTGCGGGACCGAGGCTCGGCGACGCCCGCCTTCTCGCCTTGGGCGAATATCTTCTGAGTGCACGCCAGGGAGGTAAATAG
- the gatB gene encoding Asp-tRNA(Asn)/Glu-tRNA(Gln) amidotransferase subunit GatB, translated as MEFEAVIGLEIHIELNCPTKLFCDCPNNPGDEPNVNTCPICLWFPGAIPRLSQAALEKASLLCLGLGAELQPRSAFDQKVYYYPDLPKGYQLSQAHLPLARGGGIDITDENGRPKRLRIHHIHMEEDVAKLVHEIEGRTPISLVDFNRAGAPLVEIVSEPDFRTPHDAMEFLKALRTQVRYVGASECSMENGTMRVDANISVRPRGTDQMNTKVEVKNMNSIRHVGDAVAYEISRQSACVSSGEAVVLHTRLWDPDRKATFPMRAKFEGPCVPDPSVPFIDLSPEWIEKMRARLPEMPAARAERFVARYGLTDEEAVYLSADPETASYFEALIAEKVAPRTAMHWLTTQLLAAVRERGQELSGTPVTPARFAALLKMLAKDEINANAARQVLIELFDCGESPEKIVEARGIRQVSDHDALEGLIDRVLGENPAAVADYRGGQGKAAGFLIGKVMQASGGKANPKIIRELLTKKLDALG; from the coding sequence ATGGAATTTGAAGCGGTTATCGGATTGGAGATTCACATCGAACTCAATTGTCCGACCAAGTTGTTCTGCGATTGTCCCAACAACCCCGGCGACGAACCCAACGTCAACACCTGCCCGATCTGCCTGTGGTTTCCCGGAGCCATTCCCCGCCTCAGCCAGGCGGCCCTGGAAAAGGCGTCGCTGCTGTGCCTGGGACTGGGCGCCGAACTTCAGCCCCGCAGCGCCTTCGACCAGAAGGTTTACTACTACCCGGATCTGCCCAAGGGCTACCAGCTGTCCCAGGCCCATCTGCCCCTGGCCCGGGGAGGCGGGATCGACATTACGGATGAAAACGGCCGGCCGAAGCGGCTGCGCATCCACCATATCCACATGGAAGAAGACGTTGCCAAACTGGTCCATGAAATCGAGGGACGAACCCCCATCAGCCTCGTGGATTTCAACCGCGCCGGAGCGCCCCTCGTGGAAATCGTCAGCGAACCCGATTTTCGCACTCCCCACGACGCCATGGAGTTTCTCAAGGCCCTCCGCACGCAGGTGCGCTACGTGGGCGCTTCCGAATGCAGTATGGAAAACGGCACCATGCGCGTTGATGCCAACATCTCCGTGCGTCCCCGGGGAACGGACCAGATGAATACCAAGGTGGAAGTCAAGAACATGAATTCCATCCGGCATGTGGGAGATGCCGTTGCCTATGAGATCAGCCGCCAGAGCGCCTGCGTCTCGTCGGGGGAGGCCGTGGTTCTCCATACCCGCCTCTGGGATCCTGACAGGAAGGCGACGTTCCCCATGCGGGCCAAGTTTGAAGGGCCGTGCGTCCCCGATCCGTCGGTGCCTTTCATCGATCTGTCTCCGGAATGGATAGAAAAGATGCGGGCGAGACTTCCCGAAATGCCTGCCGCGCGGGCCGAACGCTTCGTCGCCCGGTACGGCCTGACCGACGAAGAGGCAGTCTATCTGAGCGCCGATCCGGAAACGGCCTCTTATTTCGAAGCCCTCATCGCCGAGAAGGTCGCGCCGCGCACTGCCATGCACTGGCTCACCACCCAGCTGCTTGCCGCCGTCAGGGAGCGTGGGCAGGAGTTGAGCGGCACGCCGGTAACTCCCGCGCGCTTTGCCGCCCTGCTGAAAATGCTGGCCAAAGACGAAATCAACGCCAATGCCGCCCGGCAGGTCCTGATCGAGCTGTTTGATTGCGGGGAGAGTCCGGAGAAGATTGTCGAAGCCCGGGGGATTCGGCAGGTATCCGATCACGACGCCCTTGAGGGCCTTATTGACAGGGTGCTGGGTGAAAATCCGGCGGCGGTTGCCGATTACCGGGGCGGCCAGGGAAAGGCCGCGGGGTTTCTCATCGGCAAGGTGATGCAGGCCTCCGGAGGCAAGGCCAATCCGAAGATTATCAGGGAATTGCTTACAAAAAAACTGGACGCCCTGGGATAA
- a CDS encoding pectate lyase family protein, which produces MLKKYLLSVLCILLALVADNPAFALPAFPGAEGYGSTTVGGRGGKIYKVTNTNATGEGSLGACISASGPRTCVFATGGTITGNFKINNPYITIAGQSAPGGGITIKGSLGVATHDVVVRYLTVRGGSDTLSVYDNSPVNNVYNVVIDHCSVSWGSDENLTSWYDPKNVTWSYNMTYEGLLSHSMCMMVGGYADGSGNRKNPAQQFSVHHNFSSSCNDRNGPYIRGAGYVDIVNNIFYNPGGNNFTYPAQEADMLLKINLVKNYYKRGPAGGGTRGYRALDYMEGGLGVETYMQGNYHSSLRTRDTQPETDICSQSNDKTYLGVDTTGSPLAHLVSSRWSNPPAITQYNAFDGSLLAILSTVGNSQRLDCNGNWVNKRDAHDARVIADFKAGTGKLISSPSEVGGYLTIDPGTPCKDVDNDGMPDAWESANGLNPGSASDALSDADGDGYTNLEEFLNGTNPRGSGAQTGTTSSTTTSSTNPPTAPTGLKVQ; this is translated from the coding sequence ATGTTGAAAAAGTATCTACTTTCAGTTCTCTGCATTTTGTTGGCCCTTGTTGCCGATAATCCCGCGTTCGCATTACCGGCTTTTCCCGGGGCGGAAGGCTACGGTTCGACTACGGTCGGAGGCCGTGGCGGGAAGATCTATAAGGTGACCAACACGAATGCGACCGGTGAGGGAAGTCTCGGGGCCTGCATTTCCGCGAGTGGGCCGCGAACCTGCGTATTCGCCACCGGTGGGACAATAACGGGAAACTTCAAAATCAATAATCCTTATATTACCATTGCCGGTCAAAGCGCCCCGGGTGGCGGGATTACGATCAAGGGTTCCCTGGGCGTCGCCACGCATGATGTTGTCGTCAGATACCTGACTGTTCGCGGAGGGAGCGACACGCTGTCCGTTTATGACAATTCCCCGGTCAATAACGTCTATAATGTCGTGATTGACCATTGCAGCGTAAGCTGGGGTTCTGACGAAAACTTGACCAGCTGGTATGATCCGAAAAATGTAACATGGTCATATAACATGACCTATGAGGGGCTGCTGTCACACAGCATGTGCATGATGGTCGGCGGCTATGCCGATGGCAGCGGCAACAGGAAAAATCCGGCGCAGCAGTTTTCCGTTCACCATAACTTCAGCTCGAGCTGCAATGACAGGAATGGACCCTATATTCGTGGTGCGGGGTACGTCGATATCGTTAACAATATCTTTTATAACCCCGGGGGAAACAATTTTACGTATCCGGCGCAGGAGGCCGATATGCTCCTGAAAATCAATTTAGTGAAAAACTATTATAAACGGGGTCCAGCCGGCGGCGGAACGAGAGGTTATCGGGCCCTGGATTACATGGAAGGCGGCCTGGGTGTTGAAACCTACATGCAGGGCAACTATCACAGTTCCCTGAGAACCAGGGATACTCAGCCGGAAACCGACATTTGCAGCCAGTCCAATGATAAAACCTATTTGGGTGTGGATACGACCGGATCGCCGCTTGCTCATCTTGTGTCGTCACGCTGGAGCAATCCACCCGCCATCACGCAATACAACGCGTTTGACGGATCATTGCTGGCTATTCTGTCAACTGTTGGAAATTCGCAGAGATTAGACTGCAACGGCAATTGGGTGAACAAAAGAGACGCCCATGATGCGCGGGTCATTGCGGATTTCAAGGCCGGAACGGGCAAATTGATCAGCAGCCCTTCGGAAGTCGGCGGCTACCTGACTATTGATCCTGGAACACCTTGTAAAGATGTGGATAACGATGGAATGCCGGATGCGTGGGAGTCGGCAAACGGCTTGAATCCCGGGAGTGCTTCAGATGCCCTGTCCGATGCCGATGGAGATGGTTATACAAATCTGGAGGAATTTCTGAATGGAACCAATCCCAGGGGAAGCGGCGCTCAAACGGGCACGACAAGTTCGACGACCACGAGTTCAACGAATCCGCCGACTGCGCCCACGGGACTGAAAGTTCAATAG
- a CDS encoding bifunctional acetate--CoA ligase family protein/GNAT family N-acetyltransferase: MAILSSVFDPKTIALIGASDRTGSVGRLLLTNLLSSKDRKIFPVNPRRSTLLNRACYPDIRGIPEHVDLAVIATPAEGVPDVVEQCGRAGVDGAVIISAGFKETGAGGLLRERRISDIRQRYGMRILGPNCLGFIRPDVGLNTTFIENTPPPGNIAFISESASLGSAILNWAIDAHVGFSMFASLGSMIDIGFGDLIDFLSDDWNTKSILIYMEGVGNARKFMSAARAFALRKPIVVLKPGRLTEMTKAAKYTDAAVGNDAIYEAAFKRVGVIRVKDIAGLFQAAGVLDSRKLPRGPRLAVVTAAGLEFAYAGPGLMATDALIDLGGEPARLSPETIETLKNTLPPQWSEGSSVNVLGDTDTAGYVKAIDACLNDPGVDGVLVLYVPMNIAGPEDVARAVIDSSRKTTKPIVAAWMGGRQVRNARELLVQNNIPTYETPEEAVRAYVSMFKYRRNLDLLYETPSELPERKAPSKPPLRRIIEKAVSEERTLLSDRESKAFLAGYGIPSVDSHLAGTLEEALSLAKEIGYPVVIKIASPQILYKREAGGVISGIFSEEQLRAAWGRMMSAVKQRAPDAVIEGITLQKMIENVDYQLIVGSQRDKDFGSFILFGMGGRNADLIRDFSIGLPPLNRTLAKRLMEETKAYSLIQGYRGKTPADLNALEEVLVNFSNLIVDFPEIAEIEINPLVISDGRPCALNARIVLGIQSSEDWLFIDYRSQYPHLVISPYPIKLIENWRLTDGTPVVLRPIRPEDEPLAREFVSSLSPETLRTRFFSSLTSITHEWLVLFCDTDYDRHLAIVAEIVESGKRRIIAVGTLHADPVKNSGEFALLVHDDYQRKGLASKLLHLIIDYGRRKGLGEIEGQIMTDNDKMLGLARKLGFIRKWQEGGTLIVSLRLK; encoded by the coding sequence ATGGCGATTCTTTCCAGTGTTTTCGACCCGAAAACCATCGCGTTGATCGGCGCCTCGGACAGAACAGGCTCTGTCGGCAGGCTTCTCCTGACCAACCTGCTCAGTTCAAAAGACAGAAAGATCTTTCCTGTCAATCCGCGCAGGAGCACCCTGTTAAATCGCGCATGCTATCCTGACATCCGCGGCATTCCCGAACATGTGGACCTCGCGGTGATCGCCACCCCGGCAGAAGGGGTGCCCGATGTGGTGGAACAATGCGGCAGAGCCGGTGTGGACGGCGCCGTGATCATCTCCGCCGGCTTCAAGGAAACGGGAGCGGGGGGACTGCTTCGGGAGCGCCGGATATCGGATATCCGTCAGCGGTACGGCATGCGCATCCTGGGTCCGAACTGTCTGGGCTTCATCAGGCCCGATGTGGGACTCAATACCACTTTCATCGAAAACACCCCCCCGCCCGGAAATATCGCCTTCATCTCCGAAAGCGCGTCCCTGGGCAGCGCGATCCTGAACTGGGCGATCGATGCCCATGTGGGCTTCAGCATGTTCGCCTCCCTGGGCTCGATGATCGATATCGGCTTCGGAGATCTGATCGACTTTCTCAGTGATGACTGGAACACGAAGAGCATCCTGATTTACATGGAGGGAGTCGGCAACGCGAGAAAATTCATGAGCGCCGCCAGGGCGTTCGCCCTCCGCAAGCCCATTGTCGTCCTCAAGCCCGGAAGGTTGACCGAGATGACGAAGGCAGCGAAATACACCGATGCCGCGGTAGGCAACGACGCGATATACGAAGCGGCGTTCAAAAGGGTGGGCGTGATCCGGGTCAAGGACATTGCGGGTCTGTTCCAGGCCGCCGGAGTTCTGGATTCCCGAAAACTGCCCCGCGGACCGAGGCTGGCCGTCGTAACGGCAGCCGGTCTGGAATTCGCCTATGCCGGGCCGGGCCTCATGGCGACGGATGCCCTGATCGATCTCGGGGGAGAACCGGCCAGACTTTCCCCGGAAACCATCGAAACGCTGAAGAACACCCTGCCGCCGCAATGGAGCGAAGGCAGTTCCGTCAACGTGCTCGGGGATACGGACACCGCCGGATATGTTAAGGCCATCGACGCCTGCCTCAATGATCCGGGAGTCGACGGCGTTCTGGTCCTTTACGTTCCCATGAACATCGCGGGCCCTGAAGACGTTGCCCGGGCGGTCATCGACAGCTCGAGAAAGACCACCAAGCCGATCGTCGCCGCCTGGATGGGGGGAAGGCAGGTGAGAAACGCCAGGGAGCTCCTGGTCCAGAACAACATCCCCACCTATGAAACTCCGGAGGAAGCGGTCCGGGCCTACGTCAGCATGTTCAAATATCGAAGAAACCTGGATCTGCTCTATGAGACCCCCTCGGAATTGCCTGAACGTAAAGCCCCTTCGAAACCGCCGCTGAGAAGGATCATCGAAAAAGCCGTTTCGGAGGAAAGGACGCTCTTAAGCGACAGGGAATCTAAAGCCTTTCTGGCAGGTTACGGCATTCCCTCAGTGGATTCGCATCTCGCCGGAACCCTGGAAGAAGCTCTCTCCCTCGCGAAGGAAATCGGCTACCCCGTGGTAATTAAAATTGCATCTCCGCAGATCCTCTACAAAAGGGAAGCGGGCGGTGTGATATCGGGAATTTTTTCGGAAGAGCAACTTCGGGCCGCCTGGGGAAGAATGATGAGCGCGGTAAAACAACGCGCCCCGGACGCGGTCATCGAGGGAATCACTCTGCAGAAGATGATCGAAAACGTGGATTACCAGCTCATTGTGGGATCACAAAGAGACAAGGATTTCGGCTCCTTCATCCTCTTCGGGATGGGAGGGAGAAACGCGGATCTGATCCGGGATTTCTCCATCGGCCTGCCTCCCCTCAACCGCACACTCGCCAAACGGCTGATGGAAGAGACGAAGGCATACAGCCTGATTCAGGGGTATCGCGGTAAAACGCCCGCGGATCTCAATGCGCTCGAGGAAGTTCTCGTGAATTTTTCCAATTTGATCGTCGATTTCCCGGAAATCGCGGAAATTGAAATCAATCCGCTGGTCATCTCAGACGGCAGACCCTGCGCCCTCAATGCCCGGATTGTCCTCGGAATCCAATCCAGCGAAGACTGGCTGTTCATCGACTACCGTTCGCAGTATCCACACCTGGTCATCAGTCCTTATCCGATCAAGCTGATCGAGAACTGGAGGCTCACGGACGGAACCCCGGTCGTGCTGAGGCCGATTCGACCGGAAGACGAACCCCTGGCCCGCGAGTTTGTTTCCAGCCTGTCACCGGAAACGCTTCGCACCCGGTTCTTCTCTTCCCTGACCAGCATCACCCACGAGTGGCTCGTCCTGTTCTGCGACACGGACTACGACCGGCACCTGGCCATTGTCGCGGAAATCGTGGAAAGCGGTAAGAGAAGAATCATCGCCGTGGGGACGCTTCACGCGGACCCGGTTAAAAACTCCGGTGAATTCGCCCTGCTTGTTCATGACGACTATCAGAGAAAAGGACTGGCCTCCAAGCTCTTGCACCTCATCATCGACTACGGCCGGCGGAAAGGTCTGGGGGAAATCGAAGGGCAGATCATGACCGACAACGACAAGATGCTCGGCCTCGCCAGGAAGCTGGGATTTATAAGGAAGTGGCAGGAGGGTGGGACTCTCATCGTCAGCCTGCGTTTGAAATGA
- a CDS encoding M15 family metallopeptidase: MNEIAVSDSAMTFREAVSGCPAPEAVLAALCLVNVSYYGFDGRLHGGQLLVHSSVERDIHEIFSLIREARFPLRSVIPIARYDWSDEASMAANNSSAFNYRFIAGTRRLSRHASGLAVDFNPFQNPVVYENGAILPPGALYRPEAPGALTESSPVVQAFLRLGWRWGGLFLHIRDYHHFEKQT, translated from the coding sequence GTGAACGAAATCGCTGTTTCCGACAGCGCCATGACCTTCAGGGAAGCGGTTTCCGGCTGCCCGGCCCCGGAAGCCGTCCTGGCCGCCCTTTGCCTTGTTAACGTTTCCTATTACGGCTTTGATGGGAGGCTCCATGGCGGTCAGCTTCTGGTCCATTCGTCCGTCGAACGGGATATTCACGAAATTTTCAGCCTGATCCGGGAGGCGCGCTTCCCTCTGCGCTCGGTCATTCCTATCGCGCGATACGACTGGTCGGATGAGGCCTCCATGGCGGCCAACAATTCCTCGGCCTTCAATTACCGTTTTATCGCCGGAACCCGGAGACTCTCCCGTCACGCCTCGGGCCTGGCCGTCGATTTCAACCCCTTCCAGAACCCCGTAGTCTATGAAAACGGCGCGATACTTCCTCCGGGAGCCCTTTACCGTCCGGAGGCCCCGGGCGCCCTGACGGAATCTTCTCCCGTCGTCCAGGCCTTTCTGCGGCTGGGCTGGCGCTGGGGCGGCCTTTTTCTTCATATCCGGGATTATCACCATTTCGAGAAACAGACATGA